tttcccttctctttctcctccttccgcgcttcttgtctcctgcgggcctggccttgccggctttcttggcggcttttccacttggtggcatgacgaagacgttcttggcgtgtttagacagcaaagaatataatcgcactcgtctcggcctggcctttatatcggagaacaatgcaaatttggggattgtctagtccaaggcgcggacgtggtagaacctctcctcgagagttagctctctctctattggttcgctgtcggaagccgtgaatccagcagcggggtataaagtgtttggacaggagataattcctcttcattctctcattctttctgccgtttgacgtaaatcaatcgactactacaagatgtctggacgtggcaaaggtggcaaggcacgcgccaaggccaagagccgttcttcccgtgcgggtctccagttcccggtcggtcgggtgcatcgcttcttgcgcaagggaaactacgcccagcgcgtgggtgccggcgcaccggtgtacctggcggccgtgctggagtacctgacggccgagatcctggagctggccggtaacgctgcccgcgacaacaagaagacccgAATCATCccacgtcaccttcaactggccgtccgcaacgacgaggagttgaacaagctgctgggcggagtgaccatcgcacagggcggcgttctgcccaatatccacgccgtgcttctgcccaagaagacaagcaag
The nucleotide sequence above comes from Branchiostoma lanceolatum isolate klBraLanc5 chromosome 14, klBraLanc5.hap2, whole genome shotgun sequence. Encoded proteins:
- the LOC136448618 gene encoding late histone H2A.2.2-like, which codes for MSGRGKGGKARAKAKSRSSRAGLQFPVGRVHRFLRKGNYAQRVGAGAPVYLAAVLEYLTAEILELAGNAARDNKKTRIIPRHLQLAVRNDEELNKLLGGVTIAQGGVLPNIHAVLLPKKTSKAQ